In Desulfuromonadales bacterium, one genomic interval encodes:
- the rplI gene encoding 50S ribosomal protein L9, producing the protein MNVILTESVDGLGNIGDLVKVKPGYARNFLVPQGLAVEANTRNVKELEHQKRQMERKAQKVAQDASAVKARIEAVPCVFAHRAGEEGKLFGAVTSKEIGDKLAAAGVEIDRKKIQLPEPIKTLGEYQVSVKLAAGVTANIKVSVVPAE; encoded by the coding sequence ATGAACGTCATTCTTACCGAAAGCGTGGATGGTCTCGGCAATATTGGTGACCTGGTCAAGGTGAAGCCCGGCTACGCCAGGAACTTTCTTGTTCCCCAGGGTCTCGCGGTCGAAGCCAATACCCGCAATGTGAAGGAACTGGAACATCAGAAGCGCCAGATGGAGCGCAAGGCGCAGAAAGTGGCCCAGGATGCCTCAGCCGTGAAGGCCCGGATCGAGGCCGTACCCTGTGTTTTCGCGCACCGGGCGGGCGAGGAAGGCAAGCTGTTCGGTGCGGTTACGAGCAAGGAGATCGGTGATAAGCTGGCCGCTGCCGGGGTCGAAATCGACCGCAAGAAGATCCAGCTGCCCGAGCCGATCAAGACCCTCGGCGAATACCAGGTGTCGGTCAAACTGGCGGCCGGGGTTACCGCCAATATCAAGGTTTCTGTTGTTCCCGCCGAATAA